A genomic stretch from Setaria italica strain Yugu1 chromosome VII, Setaria_italica_v2.0, whole genome shotgun sequence includes:
- the LOC101782358 gene encoding cytochrome P450 704C1: MDSPLSQPALLALSLLFLLALHLARRRRGRGRNRNYPPVAGTVLHQLLNFGRLVEYQTELARRYRTFRMLTPTCNYVYTVEPANVEYMLKTNFANYGKGATMHDVLEDLLGDGIFNVDGARWRHQRKVASHEFSTRVLRDYSSGVFRDTAAELAGIVAAAARGDGGIRVDIADLLMRSTLDSIFKIGFGVGLGSLSGCSKEGAAFARAFDDASEQVLYRFFDVFWKAKRLLNVSSEAAMKHSVRTINDFVYAVIDRKIEQMGRNHQEFAKKEDILSRFLLERERDPGCFDNKYLRDIILNFVIAGRDTTAGTLAWFLYMLCRNLHIQEKIALEVRAATTGDRDVGVQEFVAFLTEDAISKMQYLHAALTETLRLYPAVPIDVKYCFSDDTLPDGYAVRKGDMVNYQPYPMGRMKFLWGVDAEEFRPERWLDDDGVFVPESPFKFTAFQAGPRICLGKEFAYRQMKIFAAVLLYLFRFEMWDASAIMGYRPMLTLKMDGPLYVRASLRR; the protein is encoded by the exons ATGGACTCGCCACTGAGCCAACCTGCGCTGCTCGCGCTATCcttgctcttcctcctcgcgctccacCTCGCGCGTCGGCGCCGCGGCAGAGGCAGGAACCGGAACTACCCGCCGGTGGCCGGCACCGTGCTGCACCAGCTGCTCAACTTCGGGCGCCTGGTGGAGTACCAAACCGAGCTCGCCCGCCGGTACCGCACCTTCCGCATGCTCACCCCGACCTGCAACTACGTCTACACCGTCGAGCCCGCCAACGTGGAGTACATGCTCAAGACCAACTTCGCCAACTACGGCAAGGGGGCGACGATGCACGACGTTCTGGAGGACCTCCTCGGCGATGGCATCTTCAACGTGGACGGCGCCAGGTGGCGGCACCAGCGGAAGGTCGCCAGCCACGAGTTCTCCACCCGGGTGCTGCGCGACTACAGCAGCGGCGTGTTCCGCGACACCGCCGCGGAGCTCGCGGGtatcgtggccgccgccgcgcggggcgACGGGGGGATCAGGGTGGACATCGCGGACCTGCTGATGCGGTCGACGCTGGACTCCATCTTCAAGATCGGGTTCGGCGTCGGCCTGGGCTCCCTGTCCGGGTGCAGCAAGGAGGGCGCGGCGTTCGCCAGGGCGTTCGACGACGCCAGCGAGCAGGTGCTGTACCGCTTCTTCGACGTGTTCTGGAAGGCCAAGAGGCTCCTCAACGTCTCCTCGGAggcggccatgaagcactcggtCCGCACCATCAACGACTTCGTGTACGCCGTGATCGACAGGAAGATCGAGCAGATGGGCAGAAACCATCAGGAATTC GCCAAGAAAGAGGACATCCTGTCGAGGTTCCTGCTCGAGCGCGAGCGAGATCCCGGCTGCTTCGACAACAAGTACCTGCGGGACATCATCCTCAACTTCGtcatcgccggccgcgacaccACGGCGGGGACTCTGGCCTGGTTCCTCTATATGCTCTGCAGGAACCTGCACATCCAGGAAAAGATCGCGCTGGAGGtgcgcgccgccaccacggGCGACCGCGACGTCGGTGTGCAGGAGTTCGTCGCGTTCCTGACCGAGGACGCCATCAGCAAGATGCAGTACCTGCACGCCGCGCTGACGGAGACGCTCCGGCTCTACCCAGCCGTGCCCATC GATGTGAAGTACTGCTTCTCGGACGACACGTTGCCGGACGGCTACGCGGTGAGGAAAGGGGACATGGTGAACTACCAGCCGTACCCCATGGGCAGGATGAAGTTCCTGTGGGGCGTGGACGCAGAGGAGTTCCGGCCGGAGAGGTGGCTCGACGACGATGGCGTGTTCGTCCCCGAGAGCCCCTTCAAGTTCACGGCTTTCCAG GCGGGGCCTCGCATCTGCTTGGGAAAGGAGTTCGCGTACAGGCAGATGAAGATCTTCGCGGCCGTGCTGCTCTACCTATTCAGATTCGAGATGTGGGATGCCAGCGCCATCATGGGTTACCGGCCTATGCTGACGCTCAAGATGGATGGCCCGCTCTACGTTCGCGCGTCGCTCCGGCGATGA